The Methanothrix sp. region CTTTACCTCTCCGATGTAATCGTCGAACATATCTCCCTGGAAGACCTTCACTAGAAAGCTGCCTCCGGGCCGCAGAAGACGCTTCGCTATCCTGAGTGCTGCCCTGGAGAGATCTATCGATCTGGCGTGATCCACATCCCATATCCCTGTGAGGTTCGGAGCAGCATCTGATATCACAACGTCCGCCTGCCCCCCGAGAGCAGCTGCGATCTGCTCCAGTGTCTCCTCCTTCGTGATGTCCCCCTGTATAGTGATAACTCCCTCGAAAGGCTCTATTCTCTCCAGATCAACGCCGACAACGGTGCCTCCGGAGAGCGCCCTCGCTACCTGCAGCCAGCCGCCGGGTGCTGCCCCCAGGTCGACAACTTTGGAACCCTTCCGGATGAGATGAAACTTGGCGTTTATCTGCTTCAGCTTGTAAGCTGACCTCGCCCGGTAGCCCTCCTCCTTCGCCTTCCTGTAGTAGTAATCCCTTTGATCTCTGGCCATAAATTCACCCAGAACCCGATCTGCTGATAAATCCTGAGAGCCGCTTCATCGCCTCGTACCTCTCCTTATCGCCCAGCTTCGCCTCCTGAAGCGCCTCTCTGAGATGCTCTATGCTGCGATCGTAGTTCTCCCTGTCCACCGGATATGGATGTCCGTCCTTCCCGCCGTGGGCGAAGCTGTACCTCGCGGGGTCCCTCCAGCTCGGCGGTGCCCCGAAAATCAGCTCTGATATCAGGGAGAGGGCGCGAATCCTCTTCGGGCCCATCCCCCTGAGCGATATCAGCT contains the following coding sequences:
- a CDS encoding 23S rRNA (uridine(2552)-2'-O)-methyltransferase — translated: MARDQRDYYYRKAKEEGYRARSAYKLKQINAKFHLIRKGSKVVDLGAAPGGWLQVARALSGGTVVGVDLERIEPFEGVITIQGDITKEETLEQIAAALGGQADVVISDAAPNLTGIWDVDHARSIDLSRAALRIAKRLLRPGGSFLVKVFQGDMFDDYIGEVKREFSSVHFYTPPASRKESAEIYVIGKKLLSAPVRTGEVYEVTIDSTGRTGDGIAMIRGFAVIVKNASPGERLRIKIGDVKQRFAFASIVERL